A segment of the Mugil cephalus isolate CIBA_MC_2020 chromosome 13, CIBA_Mcephalus_1.1, whole genome shotgun sequence genome:
AAACTGTTGAGGACGCTACAAAGGCTCCTGTCAAGACCACTAAAGTAAGAGCAGGTGGTGGCAAGGCAAAGGTAGAAGTAGTATTGGATAAGGAGACAAAGATGCAGTCAGAAGTATTGATGGAGgggaaaaagagacagacacagatgcCAAAGACTACCACAGCGCCTCCTGAAAAGACCACAAAAGCTAAAAAATCTGCTAGCATTTCACCAGAGGAATTGAAAGAGACAACCAAGATGCAGCCAGAGACAGCTGAGGACAATAAAAAAGCTCCTataaaatccaataaaacaaGAGCACGTTGTGGCAAAGCAAGAGACAAAGTGCAATTTGAGGAACAGACGCAGTCAGATGATGCCACAAAGGCTCCTGAAAAGACTGCGAAAGCTGAAGCATCTGCTGAGAAACCAGAGGACACTACAAAAGGGATGGTGGAAGACAGACATGCAGTACACAATACCCTTCGCACTACTTTGGAAAAACTGAAGATTAAGAAGAATGACAAAGTAAATACATCAAAAGTCAtcaatgaaataagaaaaattatAATcgaacatttaaaaagacattcaCAACACTTTAAAGAAGTTGAAATACCACTGAATACTGGAAGTTACTACGAAAATGTAAAGGTAAGTTATTTTAGTCCAAGTATGTTGAAGAAAACCTTAGTGGTCAATAAATGGAGCATAGAACTCTGATTGAAACATAAAGCCTGTCTTACTATGACTTACTATCATATATGCAGATTCAACAGTGATGTTTTTGTGCCAACAGATTTCCAATCCTGATGAATTCGATGTTATGTTTCCTATGCCGGTCGAACGAGTGGACATTCAACCATTTGGAGATGAAGGCGCCTTTTACAAAGTGGCATTGAAACGTGGCAACAACCCTCTGAACGATTTTCAAGAGAAGACACTTTGTCTGCTAGTAAAATGCTTGAGGAGTTCAGGGAAAGAAGTGAAGAAATCCGTCAAGGAATCTAAAGGTAAGCACCAAAAATTACCAGGGGGTAGAGtcataaaagacataaaagaaacTCACATGATTACTGTCTGttacttacttttacttttacttttttactttgttgGAGAAGACTGTTTTACCACAACTTCTTGACCACAACacatgagtggcgaaacgtcttcaagaagcTCTCCAAATCCAGTTGCCCtttcttcagtgtgttttgGTATACGataattcattgtttcatttttcctttcagaATGGCAGGTGACAAAGAAGGAAAGAGGCTGTCCTGCAGTGACTCTGACCACACAAGTACAATCAGTCCCCATTTCGCTTGATGTTGTTCTCTGTCTCATGGTTAAATCAAGCTGGCCAAGTTTCACAAATGACGGCTTTCAAATAGAGCACTGGCTCGGAAGGAAAGTAAAGGATGAATACAAAAGGAAGCCATATTATTTTGTACCAAAATATAAAGGAAGGGGTACAGAGGAAAAGGATGGGGTCCTTGCTAAAGGTAAGTCTTTTTCCTTCAACAAGTCAGACTGTGGTTACCAGCCctcaagtcatttttattttgccatgAACTGCACTTGCAATTGCAAACACACCACATAAACGAGAAATTCAACACTTGCTTGATACTATTACATTTCTGGAGTTGATCATTTTATGACAAGATCAAGCTCAGAGttgttgaatttaaaatcattttaaacttCCACTGACTAAAGACTGCTATGTCTAACTTCCAGATGCCTGGCGgatttcattttctcacattGAGAAAGACATTCTGAGGAATCACGGATCAGAGAAGACGTGCTGTGAGAAAGATGGTGCATCTTGCTGCAGGTTAGGTTTAAACGAACTTAGTGAAACTAAGTCCAAGGTTTCTGAAGGGACCACCAAGTAAAGACCACATTCATACCAAATTACTCAACATGACAGAAAACCTTAACGGCaacatggcttttttttcttcgaaTACTTCCCAAGTGTATTTAATAATGTTCTTAGGCCTGGACTCAGACTAGTGAAATAACGGGTTGGGTTTATTAACCTGGAAAATGATTAATGCATTTAGTTAACATGCATTAGGgggaataaaatgaagaaatatttagaaaaaatagggaaacatgacaaaaatataaaaaacatatgTAGACTTTATAGCCACTGTAAGTTTGTTGTGAGATGAAGAGCTTCAAGGCCAACGCAGGCTCAAGCCCACAGTACTTGCTGCCAGTGCATGAACCACTGATGAACTTTTAGTTCAAATATCTCACAATCTGACATGAAAATCTAGTATTACCGACTACAGCAGGCAAGACAAGCCTGGCTTCTTAATGTCTAAGGCTTTTTGGGTAAACTGAATTCATCATCTCTATGACTTTACAAACCGAGAATAATCTTATTTCTGCTCATGATTGCAAACTGCTCTGTTCCTTTGTCTTTACATACAGGAAAGACTGTTTGAAGCTCCTAAAgcacctcctccatctgctgAAGGAAAAGAACTCTTCATTTGACAAGTTCTACTCCTATCATGCCAAGACTGCACTCTTCCACGCCTGCTCTTCAAGGACTAAAGACAGCGACTGGAGTGCCTCGAATCTAAGCCACTGTTTTCAGCAGCTCCTGAAGGACTTTGAAAACTACCTGCTAAATGGTCGACTCTTCAATTTCTTCATCCCAAGTCAGAACCTGCTCTCTGGTTGTAGCCAGAAAATGTGCAAGAGTCTGGCCGACAGTATCAAGGAGCAACGCGAAAAGGGTTTTCCTATTTTTAAGTAACAACTTGACAACGCACACCAAATGTTTGTCATGTACAATCACCATTGTCTTTGAAACGCCTCTTAAGTAGATACTGAACTACATATATGAAAATAGGAgatatgtcatttattttatttgtaacaaCTGAATTGCTTTGTTTACCAAATGAAGCCTTATTAAAACCCATTGATATTGTCATTGCTCACATTTTggcttttgtctgtttgttgaaTTCTTTGTAATGACATGAAATACTAAAACTGCTAAGCTAGAGAATATCAAAAAAGATAAGTTGCCACTAATAACTACAAGTTAATGTTACAGTTGAACCTCAATCTTaattatatttagtttaataCTTATAGTTACTAATACAAAGTTTAATGCTGCTACATGGGATTATTTggcaaatataaatgtttttgtttgttttttttaattttcagttaaCGGACATTTTGATGCAAATATTTCACactaataaatcaataaatatccTTGTTGCACACCAGAGACTCTAAAAATACAACCTCATGTAAGCTTTAAACAAGCCACaatccaaaatgcattttaaagccaATGGTTATTGTAGAGAACTAGTTTAAAAGGCATTTTGACAAGCACATGAAGTTTTCAACATGCAGACTTTGCACTGAATGATGGGACAGAATAGGATCTGATAACGAATGTtattaaaatgatgcaaaataatggaaaaatagTGCATGTAGCAGTAAGTCAAACACACATTCCTACTGATATTATTGGTTAGAATCTTAAACTCGTCAGAACAATCAAGAAACAGATTAGGGCAGCGTAATGGCAAGCTCACATATGGCTTCATTACTGATTCAACCAAGTACTTCATTTGATAACGGTGATAACCAAATCACTGTAACTGACACAGATTTGTATACTATACAGTCTTGTTTAAAGTGGTAGGGTATTTTCCCATATTACAGCACCTTATCCAAGGATAGACATTAACACGCATCACAGAAGCTGATGTAGCTGACATCCAATTAAACCTGTAAGGCAAACATGAAAAGCTACATGAATTCAACATGGTCTCCGTTCAGTCCAGCCGACAATGAAAAAACTATTTGCAACGACTACTGCAGGAAGATTTCCATTATTTAAGCCTTAAAAGAATAGAAACGTGTCAGTTCCAAACAATACAATTTAATAGTGCAACAAACCATATCCTcctcaatgaaaacacagttgaatctaCAGCTCTCTAttatttgaaattaattaatattttagccttcatgaagatttagtgcaggtgTTACGTCCACCTGGTAAAACCAGGTGTCAGACAACACGacaaccagtaaacaaacaagtcttgTGGAAATGAGCAAGCGTGACTTAttgtaacaaaggaaaacacgctaaggtgagggaggatgggacaaagaggttgtgccaaataaaatgaaagtaatataacaaaagacgGCCTATCTGAGCTAcctctggaaaaagaaaatcaacaaaaatgccTAGTTGGCTTGTCTACCAAGAGACTTTCCCCAAAACAATACAGCGGTGGCACAACCCATAAACCTAgtggaataacaataatcacCTACGTGAATGCACAAAATGTACCGGGTACCCCCTCTTACCTAGTCCCAAAAACCTCCCACAcaaacctgaacacacaaaagTCGCTGCAAGAGCActaagagacaaagacagcaaaATCATGTGCAGCCAAATCAAGAGGCTGAAGGCCTGAGACGTCCTCCATCTTAaggtttctcctctgttgtgatTGGCCAACTGACGAGGTAATCATCCAATAGCCTGTCTACACAGGTGAGCAGCATCTCTGCAGCCATTACCTGAAGAAATAACacaggaaaggggaggggagacacaaacacacagagtaccTGGCTGCCTGGCACGTAACAGCAGGACTTTTATGAAAGACTTTTGAAACGACAAGGGAATGTAAACTTTAACTATTTATTTCCAATTTATCTAcaatgtatttcaacaaatatCATCCTAAATATTTTCTATACTgtgctgaaaacaaaataaatagctACAAGGAGCCCAAGTCTAAAAACGACGCCATGCAAAGACCAATAAGAATGTTAATAAGGGATCGTAGAAAATTacccaaaacacaaaaaatctgGTACTTGATATGCTGTTCAGCCAACCTAGATCTTGCCCTGATGTTTTTATCACAAGTTTTGACTTCAAGTTTTCaattgttttctgcattcaGTTGTCAAAGCCAGGCATACAATATACATGGTCATCTAGCTAAAATTAACTTCCTGTCCATGCACTTAGATTCGATACAAGGAATCAGTAGCTGCAGAAAAAATATCTATCTTTTCTAAAAGAAATGTATACATTAGCATTTTccaatttttaaaattatattgaGAACAATATTTACCTTAGATGTCTTCTAGAAAAATTGTTCCCCAAAGGTAGAGGTGCAAAGCAAGTTTAATTGTTCCAGTGACACAGTACACAGGGTGTCATGTCTTAAAATTACTATTTATTAGACTACTTTCTATTGAAATCAAAAAATTATACAACATTCAAAAAATTCTACAAGGTACTCAGATTCATAAACAAAAGTAGATTTGACAAgtttcacacagaaacaaaaaaaatctctatatATAACCAAATAATAATGGATAATatgcagaaaaataagaaattaactaaaaaacaaacaactgaaatctgcatttaaatgaaatgcaaatatcATTTCAGCTTCAGATTCAGTTCCACTCTGctgggaaaacagaaaaattacaTTACTACAAAATTATTCTTCAAACTAAAATaccagaaaaatataaatattttaaaaaatgttttatgttgtcTAATGAACTTAGCACTCCATTTATACGTAAATAAGTTGTTTTGTAAACCTGAGTAGAAAGCGAGTTTAACGTGTAGACTCACATAGACAAAATCACCACTTGTGGCCTTGGTCCCTGCCACCTCTCCCTCCACCAtatctcctccctcctccccctccccctcctcctcgtcctccccttGGATCGCAcatttccttctccctcttGTGCTTCTCATATCTCTCTGCCATAAGCACCAACTCCTCGGGGACTTCCTGCAACAGGATTTGTAGATGTTCAACACTAATGCTTAATACttcaaataaaaccacatgcttctggCTTGATTAGCAAATAAAACTTCTGACCGTGTTCTATGAAGTGAAGCAGAGCAGAATTCTGTAGTTCATTCTTTAATAAGTCAAAACTTAATGGCATAACCTAATATTCCCACTTACACTTTGAATGAAACTTCTGTCACAAATATTTATGTCAAAAATTAAAAGCATGTGCGCAAACCTGTCCTGCCCGTTCCAGGATGGGAATCAGCTCCGGGGCCTTCCTCCAGTCTTCTCTTGTTACCAGGGTAACAGCAGCGCCTGAACGTCTAAACCcatcaaaataacaaacaaaaaaacacagagtagTAACGACGTTGGAAATTGAAATCTTGTGACCATAGGAGAAGGGAAAGGttgctctccctccctccctcaccctgCTCGGCCGGTGCGCCCCACACGATGAACATACTCCTCTATGTTACGGGGAAAGTCATAGTTAAAGACATGCGTTATGTCAAGGACATCCAAACCTCGGGATGCCAAGTCTGTGGCGACCAGGATACGAACTCGATctgaaaagcaaataaaaataatatattctctggtttttatttatattagaCAGTAGGCTAGACACACCCTTCACTTCCCATCACATACTCTCTTTAAAGTCTTTGAGAGCAGCTTCACGGTCACACTGCTCacggtcaccatggagactctGCACAGACAGACCCTGCAGACACATGTCACTGGACAGGTCATCAGCCCTGATACCAAtggcacaaacaaataaacaaaggaaATTATCAGAGTAGCATATCTTCTCTTGAATACAAGAATGACAGGGACCAACGCCACACTCACAAAACTTTCTTGCCAACAAAGATGATGACTTTCTCCTCCGGCAGCATGTTACGGATGAAGTCAAACACGTAgaactttttctcctcttctcgaACAATCAGCACCGTTTGTTGCACAGTGTTAACTGCCTGAgagaataaatgacaaatggATTGTAGTCATGTTTGTCGGACAGCGACAGGTCTGATCTCCaattaatgcattcatttatatttaccGCCAAATCCAGAGTGCCCACATAAACCATCATGGGATTCTTGAGGTAGGATTTGGCCAATCGCCTCACACCAGCGGGCCACGTGGCACTGAAATGTGAGAGTTAACTAAAACGTCTTGCAGAAGACCTCTGTAGGACACATATTCCATAATAATTAATGTAGATTTCAGAGCAAACACTGCTTTAACAAATCCAAAATGTGgcctccatttttctttctactaaTTAATGCCTGCAAATGAGCTTAATCAGCATTGAGTGGGTTAGTTTGGCAAGGCCTTAGATAACAGGCAGTAATGTGTGTGCCAAGTCCTGCACCTAGCTTTAATCATGGGGTgacatatatatttgtgtattgtTTATACCTGGTCATGACAGTCTGTCGGTCTGGACGGATGTCTAAGAGAATCTTCATAATCTGCGGTTCAAAGCCCATGTCTAACATACGGTCAGCCTCATCCAGCACCTTTCCCCAGTAATAAGAGGTCTTATTAAAACAACGTATGTGTTATCTCACCCACAACACTTGAATAACTGCAGACACCACAGAGAAACCTTTTTCTGCCAAGACCTGCAGGAAGACTTATGGCACAGTGTGTATAAATATTCTTAGGAACATCATTCTACTGAGATGAGTTTTTTGAAATGCAGATAATACTGTAAAGGCACGGATGCTGACCAAGTAGGTGATGGAGCGAAGATTGATGAGCTCGTTCATCTGCAAATCATTCAGTCGACCTGGTGTAGCGATCACTATGTCCACCCCGCCCTTCACCATGTTGATCTGGCCTCTCCTGTCACCTCCACCGTAGATACAGATACTGAGAGAAGGTGCAGAGGGAACAAGTCATGATCATGTCTTAATCACGACACATCATGACCTCATCATGAATAACCTATGACCTGTTGTAGCCCTTATAGCGGTATTTGTTGCACTCAGTTTCAATCTGCAGGGCCAGCTCTCTGGTTGGAGTCAGCACCAACATGCCTGGACCCCCCCTCTCAGCTCTGGGTCTATTAGGGAAGAATGGACGTTAAGTGTGGGCAGCAGGTTAATGGCAATTATTGTGAAAGTAAGAACTTGTGTGCTCACACATGTTGTCCATCCATGTGGATGAATCCAGGCAGCAGGTAGGCCAGCGTTTTCCCTGTTCCTGTCTGAGCAATGGCTATCAAATCCTCCCCGCTCAGGAGCACTGGCCACGCCTGAGTCTGGGGAAGAAGCAATGAAAACTGACATCTACATTTATACTgacaaaaagattaaaactACACACATACAGCACCACCACTACACACATATTAATGATTAATGTTAACATTTAGGGCGAAGCAGACTGGGACACAAATTTAAGCGGTTGACAagattgttgttattgtttaaatCATATTCGGAGCAATGTTACCTAAACTTTAACACTTGaaatttaagtaaataaagtaaaagataacttaaacaaaaaaatgtatctcaTTCTTAAATTGTTAATCTGTATCTGTCTTCTGAGATCGCCAAGTTTGCTACTTGTAGCAAAGAATACACTGAgttgccagttcattgggtGTACATGTACAATAGAAGTGTCCCGcactaaatctcagcttcatgaaggttttaATTGAGAGGGCTGCTGATTGAACTTTGggggctgtggtttgtagcagTACTAACGATCATAAAGTTGagttaccacctttctgacactgGCATTAGTTTGCTGGCACAGATTCCAACTTCATGTCAAAGCATCAGGAATTCAGGAGTGTAGAGGGTGGGCCAGTACAGGCCTGTCAGCTGCATTAGACAGA
Coding sequences within it:
- the ddx43 gene encoding probable ATP-dependent RNA helicase DDX43, whose product is MENWEEEYNGDGAATAKPAPAELKCPYDDRKRENVFFGVRNGAKFGASREWRADGGQRGGGPGGRRTFVEDRSGSSEPVAITVENVSVGRIIGRGGAKIRELEESTGARIKINKGDNEGEVLIFGSSAAQEKAKEMIEDLVAGGGSQFYNGPGKGHSYERRGGGGDHTGRYHEGVRNSSVWSASERRAAQVVPACPSIDWNAMRENKGKYEELKWQNLPPLKKKFYTEAESVSMLTAEEVCEWRKENNNIFVDDLKEGGDKRPIPNPCRTFLEAFEPYPEIMENIDRVGFVKPTPIQTQAWPVLLSGEDLIAIAQTGTGKTLAYLLPGFIHMDGQHVPRAERGGPGMLVLTPTRELALQIETECNKYRYKGYNSICIYGGGDRRGQINMVKGGVDIVIATPGRLNDLQMNELINLRSITYLVLDEADRMLDMGFEPQIMKILLDIRPDRQTVMTSATWPAGVRRLAKSYLKNPMMVYVGTLDLAAVNTVQQTVLIVREEEKKFYVFDFIRNMLPEEKVIIFVGKKVLADDLSSDMCLQGLSVQSLHGDREQCDREAALKDFKENRVRILVATDLASRGLDVLDITHVFNYDFPRNIEEYVHRVGRTGRAGRSGAAVTLVTREDWRKAPELIPILERAGQEVPEELVLMAERYEKHKREKEMCDPRGGRGGGGGGGGRRYGGGRGGRDQGHKW
- the LOC125018945 gene encoding cyclic GMP-AMP synthase-like translates to MTGRGRQRKAKSPEAKCTTSKNRNGEIKEVLLPRCTDFTEEKRNETSKTAKPKKMEKESHTEENPKAQKLAARTRTPKEETTKMQQETVEDATKAPVKTTKVRAGGGKAKVEVVLDKETKMQSEVLMEGKKRQTQMPKTTTAPPEKTTKAKKSASISPEELKETTKMQPETAEDNKKAPIKSNKTRARCGKARDKVQFEEQTQSDDATKAPEKTAKAEASAEKPEDTTKGMVEDRHAVHNTLRTTLEKLKIKKNDKVNTSKVINEIRKIIIEHLKRHSQHFKEVEIPLNTGSYYENVKISNPDEFDVMFPMPVERVDIQPFGDEGAFYKVALKRGNNPLNDFQEKTLCLLVKCLRSSGKEVKKSVKESKEWQVTKKERGCPAVTLTTQVQSVPISLDVVLCLMVKSSWPSFTNDGFQIEHWLGRKVKDEYKRKPYYFVPKYKGRGTEEKDGVLAKDAWRISFSHIEKDILRNHGSEKTCCEKDGASCCRKDCLKLLKHLLHLLKEKNSSFDKFYSYHAKTALFHACSSRTKDSDWSASNLSHCFQQLLKDFENYLLNGRLFNFFIPSQNLLSGCSQKMCKSLADSIKEQREKGFPIFK